A portion of the Sulfurospirillum diekertiae genome contains these proteins:
- the ruvX gene encoding Holliday junction resolvase RuvX, giving the protein MKKTASIDIGLKRIGVALCLAEGIVSPQEAILRKNRDQAARDVDAFLNEWNIELLVVGLPKGGSSSEEMERRIKHFVSLLKFSGKVVYQDEYGSSNEAKEMMQGVVRQKRDGRIDSMAAKVILERYFDALKASHG; this is encoded by the coding sequence TTGAAAAAAACAGCAAGTATTGATATTGGGCTAAAGCGTATTGGCGTGGCGCTCTGTTTGGCTGAAGGTATCGTGTCTCCGCAAGAGGCGATACTGCGTAAAAATCGTGACCAAGCAGCGCGTGATGTGGATGCTTTTTTAAATGAGTGGAACATCGAGCTTTTAGTCGTGGGACTTCCCAAGGGTGGTAGTAGCAGTGAAGAGATGGAGAGGCGTATCAAACACTTTGTAAGCCTGTTAAAATTTAGCGGTAAAGTGGTGTACCAAGATGAGTATGGCTCAAGCAATGAAGCGAAAGAGATGATGCAAGGTGTTGTCCGTCAAAAGCGTGATGGCAGAATCGATTCCATGGCGGCAAAAGTGATTTTAGAACGCTATTTTGATGCTCTAAAGGCAAGTCATGGTTGA
- a CDS encoding trimeric intracellular cation channel family protein, with protein MVELEVAEIIGTIAFALSGFYVAVKEKLDLLGIFIASFLTALGGGLVRDMLASRSPYTFTHLMPSILVITVIGLSVLFQLHKKDEIEKTFYFIISDTLGLVSFSISGALIALQVEFNFFGVVLMALITAVGGGVIRDILLNRVPLLLTSEFYGTVSLLVGAILFVFAKFDISGYVPLMAVFAFGVALRLLAYYKQWHLPKIG; from the coding sequence ATGGTTGAGCTTGAAGTGGCTGAAATTATTGGTACCATCGCATTTGCACTGAGTGGGTTTTACGTCGCAGTCAAGGAAAAATTGGACCTTTTGGGCATTTTTATCGCTTCATTTCTGACAGCGCTCGGTGGTGGACTGGTACGCGATATGTTGGCGAGTCGCTCTCCTTACACCTTTACACATTTGATGCCTTCTATTTTAGTGATTACCGTCATTGGGCTGAGTGTTTTGTTTCAATTGCACAAAAAAGATGAGATTGAGAAGACATTTTATTTTATCATCAGCGACACGTTGGGATTGGTTTCGTTCTCTATTTCAGGAGCACTCATTGCATTACAAGTAGAGTTTAACTTTTTTGGCGTTGTTTTGATGGCGCTTATAACAGCGGTAGGTGGTGGAGTCATTCGCGATATTTTACTGAACCGCGTACCTCTTTTGTTAACCAGTGAGTTTTACGGTACAGTTTCACTTTTAGTCGGAGCGATTTTATTTGTATTTGCGAAGTTTGACATTAGTGGATACGTGCCTTTAATGGCAGTATTTGCTTTTGGAGTCGCGCTTCGATTGTTGGCCTATTATAAGCAGTGGCATTTGCCTAAAATTGGGTAA
- a CDS encoding aspartate aminotransferase family protein produces the protein MDFETMDKEYVLQTYARNYVNFKHGINATLFDDKGKDYIDFTSGIGVVSVGHGNQRLADAISDQARNLIHTSNLYLIEPQAKLAKKICELTGFDVGVFFGNSGAEANEGAIKLARKYGEKKFANKKYKVLTLEHSFHGRTITTVKATGQEKFHQTAFAPYPEGFAYTKEIADLYNSIDDETVAVMIELVQGEGGVKAFPKKEIQDLAKFLKEKEILLIIDEVQSGVFRSGEFLATSLYEIEPDIITLAKGLAGGVPIGAVISKHKDIFEAGDHGSTFGGNFLSTRAGLEALAILEEYKQSGMLDEALIYFDGKLKATQAAFSTLFESVEGLGLMRGLKCPSSDILASIIKKTFEHGLLVLKAGKNTLRFLPPLTISKEEIDEGFKRLESACKTLL, from the coding sequence ATGGATTTTGAAACAATGGATAAAGAGTATGTGTTGCAAACGTATGCAAGAAACTATGTCAATTTTAAACACGGTATCAACGCAACACTTTTTGATGATAAAGGAAAAGATTATATCGACTTTACGAGCGGTATTGGTGTGGTTAGTGTGGGGCATGGCAATCAAAGACTTGCGGATGCAATAAGCGATCAAGCACGTAATTTGATTCATACTTCTAATCTCTATTTGATTGAACCTCAAGCGAAGTTAGCAAAAAAAATCTGTGAACTCACAGGCTTTGATGTGGGAGTATTTTTTGGAAACTCAGGTGCTGAAGCCAATGAGGGCGCGATTAAACTGGCACGTAAATACGGTGAGAAAAAATTTGCCAATAAAAAATACAAAGTTCTAACCTTAGAACACTCATTTCATGGCAGAACGATTACGACGGTTAAAGCTACCGGACAAGAGAAATTTCATCAAACTGCTTTTGCGCCGTATCCTGAAGGCTTTGCGTATACCAAAGAGATCGCGGATCTTTATAACTCTATCGATGATGAGACCGTTGCCGTCATGATAGAACTTGTTCAAGGGGAGGGTGGCGTTAAGGCATTCCCTAAAAAAGAGATTCAGGATTTGGCAAAATTTTTGAAAGAAAAAGAGATTTTGCTTATTATCGACGAAGTCCAAAGTGGCGTTTTTAGAAGTGGCGAGTTCTTAGCAACATCCCTTTATGAGATTGAGCCAGACATCATCACCCTCGCAAAAGGGCTTGCAGGTGGTGTACCTATTGGTGCGGTCATTAGCAAACACAAAGATATCTTTGAAGCTGGGGATCATGGTAGTACCTTTGGTGGTAATTTCCTCTCTACACGTGCAGGGCTTGAAGCACTTGCTATTTTAGAAGAGTACAAGCAAAGTGGTATGTTGGATGAAGCACTCATCTATTTTGATGGAAAACTAAAAGCGACACAAGCAGCATTCTCGACACTGTTTGAGAGTGTTGAGGGGCTTGGTCTTATGCGTGGTCTTAAGTGTCCAAGTAGCGATATTTTGGCAAGTATCATCAAAAAAACATTTGAACATGGCTTATTAGTGCTTAAAGCTGGTAAAAATACGCTTCGTTTCTTACCTCCGCTCACCATCTCTAAAGAAGAGATTGATGAAGGGTTTAAACGCTTAGAGAGTGCGTGTAAAACGCTTTTATAA
- a CDS encoding SAM-dependent methyltransferase: MKFSAYMQEWLYGNEGYYSNVRTIGKEGDFYTAVSTSMFFGGSIAKRLISTIESGFLTSSCTVVEIGAHKGYLLADMIQFIYTLKPELLQTLTFVIVEPFEANQSMQKVYFEEAFGDAIKLLHVKSLETFTCKEAFFVANEIFDAFSCELIKEDQMLFIESGKAFFAHMDDATKTKAKEYGITKGELCLGYEPFTKAMNHCCGRFEFVTFDYGDKEARHDFSLRIYANHKVYPFFALTDLVEEKLREQNDFNAFFAQADLTYDVNFSHLFYAFEKNGIYVHDYATQMKALVDFGLVELLELFAQNVSEKQYEREMNKIKTLIDPSFMGERFKMACFRKGEVECN; encoded by the coding sequence GTGAAATTTAGCGCTTATATGCAAGAGTGGCTCTATGGTAATGAGGGCTACTACAGCAATGTGCGAACCATCGGGAAAGAGGGTGATTTTTACACCGCGGTAAGTACCAGTATGTTCTTTGGTGGTTCGATTGCTAAACGGCTGATTTCAACGATTGAGAGTGGTTTTTTAACTTCCTCCTGCACTGTCGTTGAAATTGGTGCACATAAAGGCTACCTCCTAGCTGATATGATCCAGTTCATTTATACGCTGAAACCTGAACTTCTCCAAACCCTTACTTTTGTGATCGTTGAGCCTTTTGAGGCAAATCAATCAATGCAAAAAGTTTACTTTGAAGAGGCTTTTGGAGATGCCATAAAACTTTTACATGTAAAGAGTTTAGAAACGTTTACATGTAAAGAAGCATTCTTTGTTGCCAATGAGATTTTTGATGCTTTTTCATGTGAATTGATTAAAGAAGATCAGATGCTTTTTATTGAAAGTGGAAAAGCTTTTTTTGCACATATGGATGACGCAACAAAGACAAAAGCTAAAGAGTACGGTATTACCAAAGGCGAACTTTGCTTAGGATATGAGCCTTTCACAAAAGCGATGAATCACTGTTGTGGACGTTTTGAGTTTGTCACGTTTGACTATGGTGATAAAGAAGCCAGACATGATTTTTCATTGCGCATTTATGCCAATCATAAAGTCTATCCTTTTTTTGCGCTCACTGATTTGGTGGAAGAAAAACTTCGCGAACAAAATGATTTTAATGCCTTTTTCGCTCAGGCAGATCTCACGTACGATGTTAACTTTAGTCATCTTTTTTATGCTTTTGAAAAAAATGGTATTTATGTCCATGACTATGCAACACAGATGAAAGCATTAGTTGATTTTGGCTTAGTAGAGCTTTTAGAACTTTTTGCTCAAAACGTTTCAGAAAAGCAGTATGAGCGTGAAATGAATAAAATTAAAACGCTCATTGACCCTTCCTTTATGGGAGAACGATTTAAAATGGCATGTTTTCGCAAAGGAGAAGTTGAATGCAATTAA
- the thiS gene encoding sulfur carrier protein ThiS: MQLTVNGEKKESQAKTIQALLDELGIESKVMAAAVNMNVIKKEQWENYKLEQNDKVEFLQFVGGGA, from the coding sequence ATGCAATTAACCGTTAATGGTGAAAAAAAAGAGAGTCAAGCCAAAACAATTCAAGCACTTTTAGATGAATTAGGCATTGAGAGTAAAGTGATGGCGGCAGCTGTCAATATGAATGTCATCAAAAAAGAGCAGTGGGAGAATTATAAGCTTGAGCAAAACGATAAGGTAGAGTTTTTACAGTTTGTAGGTGGTGGTGCTTAG
- the acpS gene encoding holo-ACP synthase encodes MIGIDIVSIERITKLKERFGDKAFAKFLSPEEITLAKSDATVAGFYAAKEAVSKALGIGISEKCGFFDIKLCKDAKNAPSFSLSRHLIEAYNITDLSLSITHDNGFAIAVAVIEGKKSTRQLWH; translated from the coding sequence ATGATCGGCATAGACATTGTTAGTATTGAGCGAATAACAAAACTCAAAGAGCGCTTTGGAGACAAGGCGTTCGCTAAATTTTTATCTCCCGAAGAAATAACTCTCGCGAAAAGTGATGCCACTGTTGCAGGATTTTATGCGGCAAAAGAAGCTGTTTCTAAAGCTTTAGGTATTGGTATTAGCGAAAAATGTGGTTTCTTTGACATTAAGCTTTGCAAAGATGCAAAAAATGCACCCTCTTTTTCACTTTCACGTCACTTAATTGAAGCGTATAATATTACCGATCTTTCACTCTCCATCACTCATGATAACGGCTTTGCCATTGCAGTAGCGGTGATTGAAGGCAAAAAAAGCACCCGGCAGCTTTGGCACTAA
- the fliL gene encoding flagellar basal body-associated protein FliL, giving the protein MAGKKPEDGDVTVEKKPKGNMVLIIVIVLLVVILIGGGAAAFLLLGSSHEEAAATTTSQQDVKAEKKKTSSKKSTDHLAIGPMYPMAQFVVNLLSESGNRFLKVSIDLELSDPKLQPEMDHKKSLIRDIIIRTFSSKTFEEISTLKGKDKLKDEVLDKINENLSDGQVKNIYFTDFVVQ; this is encoded by the coding sequence ATGGCCGGCAAAAAACCCGAAGATGGCGATGTTACTGTTGAAAAAAAACCAAAAGGCAATATGGTTCTCATCATTGTCATTGTCTTATTGGTAGTAATTCTCATTGGTGGAGGCGCTGCAGCTTTTTTACTTTTAGGCAGTAGCCATGAAGAAGCCGCTGCAACAACAACCTCACAACAAGATGTCAAAGCAGAGAAGAAAAAAACTAGCAGTAAAAAATCAACCGATCATTTAGCCATTGGCCCCATGTACCCGATGGCACAGTTTGTGGTTAACTTACTCAGTGAAAGTGGCAATCGCTTTTTAAAAGTCTCGATTGATTTGGAACTGAGCGATCCAAAATTGCAGCCCGAAATGGATCATAAAAAATCTTTAATTCGAGATATTATCATCCGCACATTTTCTTCTAAAACCTTTGAAGAGATTAGTACATTGAAGGGTAAAGATAAACTCAAAGATGAAGTCCTTGATAAAATCAATGAAAACCTCTCTGACGGACAAGTCAAAAATATCTACTTTACAGATTTTGTGGTTCAATGA
- the radA gene encoding DNA repair protein RadA, whose translation MAKKQILFECQACGHQSAKWLGKCPNCGAWDEYIELSDKQIEVLKEINSKPITHTQSSAIPITEVSFEQVERYSSGDRELDLVLGGGIVQGSLTLIGGSPGVGKSTLLLKIAGNLAKEGKKVLYVSGEESSSQIKLRANRVDSNYPNLYLLSEIRLDTIFKELEQHSFEVLIIDSIQTIYSEKVASAPGSVSQVREITFELMRYGKDKNIAIFIIGHITKEGSIAGPRVLEHMVDTVLYFEGDSSRELRLLRGFKNRFGTTSEVGIFEMTKAGLVSAKDISKKFFTRGKAQAGSAITVLMEGSRPIVLEVQALVSDSGYPNPKRSATGYELNRLTMLLALLERKLDLPFNQYDVYINIAGGIKISETSADLAIIAAIISSYRNRPISKDTIFIGEVSLIGDVRDIFNLDLRLKEAKSQQFEKAVVPSLPLEKIEGIKCYNIDEVSKLIEWM comes from the coding sequence ATGGCTAAAAAACAGATTCTTTTTGAATGCCAAGCCTGTGGACACCAAAGTGCCAAATGGCTTGGTAAATGCCCTAATTGTGGTGCTTGGGATGAATATATTGAACTAAGTGATAAGCAAATTGAAGTGCTCAAAGAGATCAACTCCAAACCAATTACTCATACGCAAAGCAGTGCTATTCCTATCACTGAAGTCAGCTTCGAACAAGTTGAGCGTTACAGTTCAGGAGACCGTGAACTTGATTTGGTACTAGGCGGTGGTATCGTTCAAGGAAGTTTAACACTTATTGGCGGAAGCCCAGGGGTTGGTAAATCCACACTACTTCTTAAAATTGCAGGCAATCTTGCCAAAGAAGGTAAAAAAGTTCTCTATGTCAGTGGTGAAGAATCTTCAAGCCAAATTAAACTACGCGCCAATCGTGTCGATAGCAACTACCCTAATCTTTATTTACTTTCAGAAATCAGACTCGATACGATTTTTAAAGAGCTCGAACAACACTCTTTTGAAGTCCTGATCATTGACTCCATTCAAACCATTTACAGTGAAAAAGTAGCTTCAGCCCCAGGAAGTGTCTCTCAGGTTCGTGAGATCACCTTTGAGCTGATGCGGTATGGAAAAGATAAAAATATCGCTATTTTTATCATTGGGCACATCACCAAAGAAGGCTCAATCGCAGGACCTCGCGTGTTAGAACACATGGTCGATACGGTACTTTATTTTGAAGGCGACTCTTCCCGTGAGCTAAGATTGCTTCGAGGATTTAAAAACCGTTTTGGAACAACCAGCGAAGTGGGAATTTTTGAAATGACCAAAGCAGGACTTGTCAGTGCTAAAGATATCTCTAAAAAGTTTTTCACAAGGGGAAAAGCACAAGCAGGTTCGGCTATTACGGTTTTAATGGAAGGGAGTCGCCCCATTGTCTTAGAAGTACAAGCACTTGTGAGTGATAGCGGCTACCCCAACCCAAAACGTAGTGCGACAGGGTATGAACTCAACCGTCTTACAATGTTACTCGCTCTTTTAGAGCGTAAACTTGACCTCCCATTCAATCAGTATGATGTCTATATTAACATCGCTGGAGGTATCAAGATTAGCGAAACATCGGCTGATCTTGCCATCATCGCAGCGATCATTAGTTCCTACCGCAACCGACCTATTAGCAAAGATACTATTTTTATCGGTGAAGTCTCTTTGATTGGTGATGTCAGAGATATCTTTAACCTTGATCTTAGGCTTAAAGAAGCAAAATCTCAACAGTTTGAAAAAGCGGTCGTTCCTTCTCTTCCATTGGAGAAGATTGAGGGAATCAAGTGTTATAATATTGATGAAGTTTCGAAATTAATTGAATGGATGTAA
- the ftsY gene encoding signal recognition particle-docking protein FtsY — MFSFIKKGLAKTLGTIKEILPEKVEKIDKTLLEEILIESDIPYELVEEIIYYLPPAQTIAREDVRRVLKAYFKYDTTSSVATQQKPFVELIIGVNGAGKTTTIAKLAHNYKKENQSVLLGAADTFRAAAIEQLKSWAEKIDVGIIFTQQGHDPSAVAYDTISSAVARKLDHVIIDTAGRLHNQINLANELKKIVRICDKALTGAPHRKILILDGTQGSSAINQAKAFHEMIHIDAIIITKLDGTAKGGSLFGIAKALELPIIYVGVGEGKDDLIPFNADDYIDTILDSIFTHTNG; from the coding sequence ATGTTTAGCTTTATCAAAAAAGGACTTGCTAAAACACTCGGCACTATCAAAGAGATATTGCCTGAGAAAGTTGAAAAAATCGACAAAACGCTTTTAGAAGAGATCTTAATTGAGTCTGATATTCCCTATGAATTGGTTGAAGAGATCATCTACTATCTGCCTCCTGCTCAAACTATCGCACGCGAAGATGTGAGGCGTGTACTCAAAGCCTATTTTAAGTATGACACCACTTCTTCTGTGGCGACGCAACAAAAGCCTTTTGTTGAGCTTATTATTGGTGTTAACGGAGCAGGTAAAACCACAACCATTGCCAAGCTAGCACATAACTACAAAAAAGAGAACCAAAGCGTGCTTTTAGGCGCTGCGGACACCTTTAGAGCAGCCGCCATTGAACAACTTAAAAGCTGGGCAGAAAAAATTGATGTGGGTATTATTTTCACACAACAAGGACATGACCCTTCCGCTGTAGCCTATGACACGATCAGTTCTGCCGTGGCAAGAAAACTTGATCATGTCATCATCGATACAGCAGGACGTTTACATAATCAAATCAATCTCGCCAATGAGCTCAAAAAAATTGTTCGAATCTGCGATAAAGCACTTACAGGTGCTCCACACCGTAAAATCCTTATTTTAGATGGAACACAAGGTAGCTCTGCCATTAACCAAGCAAAAGCCTTTCATGAGATGATTCATATTGATGCTATTATCATCACAAAACTTGATGGGACAGCAAAAGGTGGTTCACTCTTTGGCATTGCAAAAGCATTAGAGCTTCCTATCATCTACGTAGGTGTGGGTGAGGGAAAAGATGATCTGATTCCTTTTAATGCCGATGATTATATCGATACCATTTTAGACTCTATTTTCACGCATACCAATGGCTAA
- a CDS encoding TlpA family protein disulfide reductase, which produces MKFWFALFIASSMLFFNGCSSDKKKTEAKSEKVQEEVKNEKIILQDVSGKEIVVTPLEKGFSFSGYENKVVLVNFFATWCPPCKAEIPHLNNLQEKYKDNFVIISVLLEENKSNEEISNFMKYNNIHYIITNGIENFKLAQRVGGVKNIPLMFLYDKEGKYSTHYVGAIPEEMIDADIKKVL; this is translated from the coding sequence ATGAAGTTTTGGTTTGCTCTGTTTATCGCGTCCTCAATGCTCTTTTTTAATGGCTGTTCTTCTGATAAGAAAAAAACCGAAGCAAAGTCTGAAAAAGTGCAAGAAGAGGTTAAAAATGAAAAAATTATTCTTCAAGATGTTTCAGGCAAAGAGATTGTTGTTACACCACTTGAAAAAGGCTTTAGCTTTTCAGGCTATGAAAACAAAGTTGTTTTAGTCAACTTTTTTGCAACGTGGTGTCCTCCTTGCAAAGCTGAAATTCCTCACCTTAACAACCTACAAGAAAAATATAAAGATAATTTTGTCATCATTAGTGTTCTTTTAGAAGAAAATAAATCTAATGAAGAAATCAGCAATTTTATGAAATACAACAATATTCACTACATTATTACCAACGGAATTGAAAACTTCAAATTGGCACAAAGGGTAGGTGGTGTCAAAAATATTCCACTCATGTTTTTGTATGATAAAGAAGGCAAATACTCTACTCATTATGTAGGAGCTATTCCTGAAGAGATGATTGACGCTGATATCAAAAAAGTGCTTTGA
- a CDS encoding 5-formyltetrahydrofolate cyclo-ligase: protein MQKIKFETKSEFRAYARAKLCAVRNSYKRDKIVEKNILSLLSHLKIRSVLLYAPLPIESNINGVIATCRRRKYKVYVPFMEGVSFKMVKWRLPLSRKKFNIEEPKNSFAVKPKIDFAIVPVIGVDGAFKRIGFGKGMYDRFFESLVPKPPIAFVQKEFCMTQSLLSEEHDIAADIYLTPYKTIIKRGKNGLRVISGRRSCRSKRRCGIFHRQKDGSCKL from the coding sequence ATGCAAAAAATTAAGTTTGAAACAAAATCAGAATTTCGCGCTTATGCAAGAGCAAAACTCTGCGCAGTTCGCAATAGCTATAAGCGTGATAAAATAGTGGAAAAAAATATTTTGAGCCTCTTAAGTCACCTTAAAATTCGCTCTGTTTTGCTCTATGCTCCATTGCCGATCGAGTCCAATATAAACGGTGTTATCGCTACATGTAGACGAAGAAAATATAAGGTCTATGTTCCGTTTATGGAAGGCGTCAGTTTCAAGATGGTAAAATGGAGATTGCCTTTAAGTAGAAAAAAATTTAACATTGAAGAGCCTAAAAATTCTTTTGCTGTTAAACCAAAAATTGATTTTGCGATAGTGCCCGTCATAGGGGTTGATGGGGCATTCAAAAGAATTGGTTTTGGAAAAGGGATGTATGATCGATTTTTCGAGTCTCTTGTACCAAAACCTCCAATAGCATTTGTTCAAAAGGAGTTTTGTATGACACAAAGCCTTTTATCAGAAGAACATGATATTGCAGCAGATATTTATTTAACCCCTTATAAAACTATTATTAAAAGAGGGAAAAATGGTCTTAGAGTCATTAGCGGTCGGCGGAGCTGCCGTAGTAAGCGGCGTTGCGGGATTTTTCATCGCCAAAAAGATGGAAGCTGCAAATTATGA
- the rny gene encoding ribonuclease Y, translated as MVLESLAVGGAAVVSGVAGFFIAKKMEAANYEIHVAQARAKAKAIEHEAELILSSSNIKVKEAELEAKRKYEDRTITLKKRTLRKMLDLEKKERSYKDEFKKITKEREDLQLLQANANSLFEEGNQLKEEYNVKVNEALVVLERSSGLTQNEAKEIVLAKVEEQSRAEIAHTVRRLEEEAKQDIKRRVNYILAQATTRFAGEFAAERLINVVNIKDDELKGRIIGKEGRNIKTLEMLLGVDIIIDDTPNAIILSSFNLYRRAIATKVIELLVQDGRIQPARIEGIYEKVKDEFDQSLTEEGENIVIDLGLTKVHPELVKLIGRLKFRASYGQNALGHSLEVAHLAGIIAAETGGDVLLARRAGILHDIGKALTHETAGSHVDLGAEICRRYKEHDVVINAIFAHHGHEEPTSVESAAVCAADTLSAARPGARREVLESFLKRVQDIEDIAKSKPGIKQVYAINAGREIRVIANAKLINDDEAVLLAKEIAQEIESKVQYPGEIKVNVIREIRAIDFAR; from the coding sequence ATGGTCTTAGAGTCATTAGCGGTCGGCGGAGCTGCCGTAGTAAGCGGCGTTGCGGGATTTTTCATCGCCAAAAAGATGGAAGCTGCAAATTATGAGATACACGTTGCCCAAGCAAGGGCCAAAGCGAAAGCGATTGAACATGAAGCGGAGTTAATCCTTAGTAGTAGCAATATTAAAGTGAAAGAAGCCGAATTAGAGGCTAAACGCAAATACGAAGATCGAACGATTACGCTTAAAAAAAGAACACTCAGAAAAATGCTTGACCTTGAGAAAAAAGAGCGTAGTTATAAAGATGAATTCAAAAAAATCACGAAAGAACGTGAAGATTTACAACTGTTACAAGCCAATGCAAACTCATTGTTTGAAGAGGGAAATCAACTAAAAGAAGAGTATAACGTTAAAGTCAATGAAGCGCTTGTGGTATTGGAGCGTTCATCTGGTTTGACTCAAAATGAAGCCAAAGAGATTGTTTTAGCCAAAGTCGAAGAGCAATCACGTGCTGAAATCGCCCATACCGTTAGACGTCTTGAAGAAGAGGCCAAGCAAGATATTAAACGTCGTGTTAACTATATTTTAGCGCAAGCAACAACACGTTTTGCAGGCGAGTTTGCGGCGGAACGTTTGATTAACGTTGTCAATATTAAAGATGATGAGCTCAAAGGTCGCATTATTGGTAAAGAGGGTCGCAATATTAAAACCCTTGAGATGCTTTTAGGGGTAGATATTATCATTGATGATACGCCTAATGCGATTATCTTAAGTAGTTTTAATCTTTATCGTCGTGCTATTGCAACTAAAGTCATAGAGCTTTTGGTTCAAGATGGCAGAATTCAGCCAGCACGAATTGAAGGTATTTATGAGAAAGTCAAAGATGAATTTGACCAAAGCTTGACTGAAGAGGGTGAAAATATCGTTATTGACCTTGGTCTAACGAAAGTTCATCCAGAACTCGTTAAACTCATTGGTCGTCTTAAATTTAGAGCGAGCTACGGTCAAAATGCCCTTGGTCACTCTCTTGAAGTGGCACACTTAGCAGGTATTATCGCGGCTGAAACCGGTGGCGATGTGCTTCTTGCCAGACGTGCAGGCATATTGCATGATATCGGTAAAGCGTTAACCCATGAAACCGCGGGTAGCCACGTTGATTTGGGTGCTGAGATTTGTCGTCGTTATAAAGAGCACGATGTGGTTATCAATGCTATTTTTGCGCATCATGGACATGAAGAGCCAACATCCGTTGAATCAGCCGCTGTCTGTGCAGCCGATACGCTCTCAGCAGCACGACCGGGTGCTAGACGTGAGGTGCTTGAGAGTTTCTTAAAACGTGTTCAAGACATTGAAGATATTGCGAAAAGCAAACCAGGGATTAAACAAGTCTATGCGATTAATGCGGGTCGTGAAATTCGCGTTATTGCCAATGCTAAACTCATTAATGATGATGAAGCGGTATTGCTTGCCAAAGAGATTGCGCAAGAGATTGAGAGCAAAGTTCAATATCCTGGCGAGATTAAAGTTAACGTCATTCGAGAAATTCGCGCTATTGATTTCGCGCGCTAA